The genomic region CGCGCTACGTCGATGCCATCATGATCCGTACCACCCAGCATTCGCGCATGTTGGAAATGGCGGAGCACGCAACGGTGCCGGTCATCAACGCGCTCACCGACGATACCCATCCCTGCCAGGTGATGGCCGACATCATGACCTTCGAGGAGCACCGCGGTCCGATCAAGGGCAAGACGGTTGCCTGGTCCGGCGATGGCAACAATGTGCTGCATTCGCTGATCGAGGGATCGGCGCGTTTCGGCTATCGCATGAATATGGCGGTCCCCCTTGGCTCCGAGCCGAAGGATCACTATTTGAACTGGGCCCGCAATCAGGGCGCCGAGATCATGCTCAGCCATGATGCCGACCGTGCGGTCGCCGGGGCCGATTGCGTGGTGACCGATACCTGGGTTTCCATGAATCAGGAGCATCGGGCCCGTGGTCACAATGTCTTTCAGCCCTACCAGGTCAATGCGGCTCTGATGGCAGAGGCAGGAAAAGACGCTCTGTTCATGCATTGCCTGCCCGCCCACCGCGGCGAAGAGGTGACGGACGAGGTGATCGACGGCCCGCAATCCGTTGTATTCGACGAGGCGGAAAACCGCCTCCATGCGCAGAAGTCTATTCTCGCGTGGTGCCTGGGCGCGATCTGAGATCAACCAAGCCGCCGTTGCAGACGAGTGGCTGCCGTGGCGTGACCCGTCCGGCATCAAGGAGTAGACCCATGGCAGACAGTGCAGCAGCGCTGGGAGAGTTCGGCTACGCCGGCGACGATCACGTCGTTCCATTCCAGGTGGAGAGCCTGGATGTGCGCGGCCGTGCCGTCCAGCTCGGTCCGATGCTCGACACCATCCTCGAGCGCCACCATTATCCGGCGCCGGTGGCGAGGCTGCTGGCCGAAACCATCGTGCTCACGGTTCTGCTCGGCACATCGCTGAAGTTCGAAGGCAAGTTCACGGTCCAGACCAAGGGCGACGGACCGGTCGACCTGCTGGTGGCCGATTTCTCGACGCCGGAAAATGTCCGCGCCTATGCCCGTTTCGATGAGGAAGCACTGGCAGCCGCTATCAAGGCCGGAGAAACCGAGCCGGAGCAATTGCTCGGCAAGGGCATCCTCGCCTTCACCATCGACCAGGGCCAGTATTCTCAGCCCTACCAGGGTATCGTGCCGCTCGACGGATCGTCGCTGGAAGATATCGCTGGCGTCTACTTCCGCCAGTCGGAGCAGATCCCGACCCGGGTTCGCCTCGGTGCGGCAGAGCTGTTCGATCGCGACGAAGCCGGCAAGCCGCGTCATCGCTGGCGGGCAGGCGGCGTCATAGCGCAGTTTCTGCCGGACGCGCCGGAGCGCATGCGCCTGCCGGATCTCCACGGCGGCGACGGCGATGAGAACGCGATCGACCACAAGGACGATGATGCCTGGGCCGAGGCCCGCTCGCTGTTGGAAACGGTTGATGCCGATGAATTGACCGATCCACTGGTCGGTACCGAGCGCCTGCTCTACCGGCTGTTCCACGAGCGTGGCGCCCGCGTTTACGCCCCGCAGCCGGTCTTCGACCGTTGCAGCTGTTCGCGCGACAAGATCAAGGGCGTGCTGCAGGGATTTTCGGCGGAGGAGATGGCTGAAAGCGAGGAAGACGGGCTGATTTCGGTCACGTGTGAATTCTGTTCGACAACTTATCGCTATGAAGCAGCCGAGATACTGGTCAAGAGCTGACGACAACAGTCGCCGTTTTCGGGCGACGTCAGTTCAGCGTCCGCATCAGGCCGGGAGAATCCAGGGAGAAAGCCGGGATTTCGACCTCGAACGTTTCGCCGATGTCGTTTTCCATGGAGTAATGGCCGAACATCATGCCTGACGGCGTGTCCAGCGGGCAGCCTGACGAATATTCATACGTGTCCCCGGGGTTCAACTGCGGCTGTTCGCCGACGACGCCGGGACCGGTGACTTCGTCGACCTGGCCGTTCTGGTCGGTGATGTTCCAGTAGCGCGTGACCAGCCGGACTGCCGATGTCGAGTGGTTGGAGATGACGATCCGGTAGCCCCAGACATAGCGGCTGTCTTCCGGATCGGATTGCTCCTCCAGATAGAACGGCTCGACGATGACTTCGATATCTCGTGTAAGGGCGCGGTACATCCCAGCCACCTTCAATG from Rhizobium tumorigenes harbors:
- the argF gene encoding ornithine carbamoyltransferase, which produces MASPKHFLDLSTVASGDLRKILDDAILRKKATKAGTAGRPLEGKMLAMIFEKPSTRTRVSFDVGMRQLGGETLFLSGTEMQLGRAETIGDTAKVLSRYVDAIMIRTTQHSRMLEMAEHATVPVINALTDDTHPCQVMADIMTFEEHRGPIKGKTVAWSGDGNNVLHSLIEGSARFGYRMNMAVPLGSEPKDHYLNWARNQGAEIMLSHDADRAVAGADCVVTDTWVSMNQEHRARGHNVFQPYQVNAALMAEAGKDALFMHCLPAHRGEEVTDEVIDGPQSVVFDEAENRLHAQKSILAWCLGAI
- a CDS encoding Hsp33 family molecular chaperone, whose amino-acid sequence is MADSAAALGEFGYAGDDHVVPFQVESLDVRGRAVQLGPMLDTILERHHYPAPVARLLAETIVLTVLLGTSLKFEGKFTVQTKGDGPVDLLVADFSTPENVRAYARFDEEALAAAIKAGETEPEQLLGKGILAFTIDQGQYSQPYQGIVPLDGSSLEDIAGVYFRQSEQIPTRVRLGAAELFDRDEAGKPRHRWRAGGVIAQFLPDAPERMRLPDLHGGDGDENAIDHKDDDAWAEARSLLETVDADELTDPLVGTERLLYRLFHERGARVYAPQPVFDRCSCSRDKIKGVLQGFSAEEMAESEEDGLISVTCEFCSTTYRYEAAEILVKS
- the apaG gene encoding Co2+/Mg2+ efflux protein ApaG, with amino-acid sequence MYRALTRDIEVIVEPFYLEEQSDPEDSRYVWGYRIVISNHSTSAVRLVTRYWNITDQNGQVDEVTGPGVVGEQPQLNPGDTYEYSSGCPLDTPSGMMFGHYSMENDIGETFEVEIPAFSLDSPGLMRTLN